In the genome of Cryptomeria japonica chromosome 8, Sugi_1.0, whole genome shotgun sequence, one region contains:
- the LOC131043259 gene encoding uncharacterized protein LOC131043259 has protein sequence MAEKGKQIGAMDPMVPSEYSAHKVSESAAAKWLNSIRSTDSLPPQNETHGFQESLIIRQLTVNQVEPGIVIATITVHSSLTNRYNTLHGGAVAMISNIVGMAAVKTVAVDKDFEPAELSMSYVYAGRIGVELEVKAKVLKFENNAAVSSIDIRNKETKQAIFQGCCTFHSMPKSRM, from the exons ATGGCTGAGAAAGGCAAACAGATCGGTGCGATGGATCCCATGGTGCCATCTGAGTATTCTGCCCACAAAGTTTCAGAGTCTGCTGCAGCTAAATGGCTCAATTCTATCCGTTCAACCGATTCTCTGCCTCCCCAGAACGAGACTCATGGCTTCCAGGAGAGCTTAATAATTCGTCAGTTGACTGTCAATCAGGTAGAACCTGGAATCGTCATTGCTACCATTACAGTTCACTCTTCCCTCACG AACAGATACAATACGTTACATGGAGGAGCAGTTGCAATGATTTCTAATATCGTGGGCATGGCGGCTGTAAAGACTGTTGCAGTAGATAAGGATTTTGAGCCGGCTGAACTAAGCATGTCTTATGTCTATGCAGGGCGCATTGGA gTGGAGTTGGAGGTCAAGGCAAAAGTACTCAAGTTTGAAAACAATGCAGCAGTATCTTCCATTGATATTAGAAATAAGGAAACAAAGCAAGCAATATTTCAAGGTTGTTGCACATTTCATAGCATGCCAAAATCACGCATGTGA